The Deinococcus aquaedulcis genome includes a region encoding these proteins:
- a CDS encoding helix-turn-helix domain-containing protein, with protein MTGMAAGGLQMEEGLWRTFTSLLDGPSTARAVATRLGRPVATIVRNLNHLQEHGLVCETGTDRVGHHIERVYRLPEGAVRVRDERALGLAFHETERGLTLAAYNGLPSAAGMVSVCVPRERAAGIMDRLQALREEIEGLQQEGGDVKLSFFLAGWTED; from the coding sequence GTGACCGGGATGGCAGCAGGCGGACTTCAGATGGAAGAGGGGCTGTGGCGCACCTTTACCTCGCTGCTAGACGGGCCCAGCACCGCGCGGGCGGTGGCCACGCGCCTGGGGCGCCCGGTGGCGACCATCGTGCGCAACCTCAACCACCTGCAGGAACACGGGCTGGTGTGCGAAACCGGCACCGACCGGGTGGGCCACCACATTGAGCGGGTCTACCGCCTGCCCGAAGGCGCTGTGCGGGTGCGCGACGAACGCGCCCTGGGGCTGGCCTTTCACGAAACCGAGCGCGGGCTGACCCTGGCGGCCTACAACGGGCTGCCCAGCGCGGCGGGCATGGTCAGCGTGTGCGTGCCGCGCGAGCGCGCCGCCGGAATCATGGACCGCCTGCAGGCGCTGCGCGAGGAGATTGAGGGGCTGCAGCAGGAAGGCGGCGACGTGAAGCTCTCGTTCTTTCTGGCGGGCTGGACGGAGGACTGA
- a CDS encoding M16 family metallopeptidase, translating to MELYTTGYLDNGLGFLIAPRPGAHLVHLAAYLDHGVKDEDEGENGISHLLEHLLFNPNNLTGTQGKQWEALAKSGARMEAWTGKEHTRLGLSCLPRDLPRVMAFVADVLRNPKVTKQALEHERKIVLDEIHRKRNRPEFLWTLVEEALYAPPYGMSILGSPEIVSSLNLKQMKQRALDACTPERTRLVIAGKVDSAAVRLIEEHFEDWYAAPLHSEYRPVEIVPRLIGVPSRSERVTLYLSFPGPALGDPDRPATEVFAALLGGGLRSRMFQRLREELGLVYAAQGGSSHWRRSGYLFMAMDLARERVNEAFGHLNELMAELQTHPPGHEETDETRESFALRALQESEGPGLATKLAQHWLNDEVYFPTRAARMYRQVSVQDVQAAAGYLSTQQMALVGIGMSDTELAELLEVVA from the coding sequence ATGGAACTGTACACGACGGGCTATCTGGACAATGGCCTGGGGTTTCTGATCGCGCCGCGTCCGGGCGCCCATCTGGTTCATCTGGCCGCGTATCTGGACCACGGCGTCAAGGACGAGGACGAAGGCGAAAATGGCATCAGCCACCTGCTGGAGCACCTGCTGTTCAACCCGAACAACCTGACCGGCACCCAGGGCAAGCAGTGGGAGGCGCTGGCCAAGAGTGGCGCGCGCATGGAAGCCTGGACCGGCAAGGAGCACACCCGGCTGGGCCTGTCGTGCCTGCCGCGCGATCTGCCCAGGGTGATGGCCTTTGTGGCCGACGTGCTGCGTAACCCCAAGGTGACCAAGCAGGCCCTGGAACACGAGCGCAAGATTGTGCTGGACGAGATTCACCGCAAACGCAATCGCCCCGAGTTCCTGTGGACCCTGGTGGAAGAAGCGCTGTACGCCCCGCCCTACGGCATGTCCATTCTGGGCTCGCCGGAGATCGTGTCTAGCCTGAACCTCAAGCAGATGAAGCAGCGCGCCCTGGACGCCTGCACGCCCGAACGCACCCGGCTGGTGATTGCCGGCAAGGTGGACAGCGCGGCGGTGCGCCTGATCGAGGAGCACTTTGAGGACTGGTACGCCGCGCCGCTGCACAGTGAGTACCGCCCCGTGGAAATCGTGCCGCGCCTGATCGGGGTGCCCAGCCGCAGCGAGCGCGTGACCCTGTACCTGTCGTTTCCGGGCCCGGCCCTGGGCGACCCGGACCGCCCCGCCACCGAGGTCTTCGCCGCGCTGCTGGGCGGCGGCCTGCGCTCGCGGATGTTTCAGCGCCTGCGCGAGGAACTGGGGCTGGTGTACGCCGCGCAGGGCGGCAGCTCGCACTGGCGGCGCAGCGGCTACCTGTTCATGGCGATGGACCTGGCCCGCGAACGGGTGAATGAGGCCTTTGGGCACCTGAACGAGCTGATGGCCGAACTGCAGACCCACCCGCCCGGCCATGAGGAAACCGACGAAACGCGCGAATCCTTTGCCCTGCGCGCGCTGCAGGAATCCGAGGGCCCGGGGCTGGCGACCAAGCTGGCGCAACACTGGCTGAACGATGAGGTGTATTTCCCCACCCGCGCCGCGCGCATGTACCGGCAGGTGAGCGTGCAGGACGTGCAGGCCGCCGCCGGTTACCTGAGTACGCAGCAGATGGCGCTGGTGGGCATCGGCATGAGTGACACGGAACTCGCAGAACTGTTGGAGGTGGTCGCGTGA
- a CDS encoding lantibiotic dehydratase C-terminal domain-containing protein has protein sequence MSGWVTAHLRWEALPKPEQVAAVRRALDDLNPEVRRWHYLWHAGSGLHLRVRVCCRGAGSRARVARHLQGCADEGREGHYPRDLHKFGGARVYPHYEALFQASSERAARTLAQPDPLAAVRTGVADTSALLGTFPCAAQGAARRALLTHARRHLGPDPDPGGLWGAALQRTPAAWQPALPPATADHDPLAGALQLLHLHLNRLALGPREEALVYWAAGRNLPATPAPEH, from the coding sequence GTGAGCGGCTGGGTGACCGCACACCTGCGCTGGGAAGCGCTGCCCAAGCCGGAACAGGTGGCGGCCGTGCGCCGCGCCCTGGACGACCTGAACCCCGAGGTGCGCCGCTGGCATTACCTGTGGCACGCGGGGAGCGGCCTGCACCTCAGGGTGCGGGTGTGCTGCCGGGGTGCTGGGTCCCGCGCCCGGGTGGCCCGGCACCTGCAGGGCTGCGCCGACGAGGGCCGGGAAGGCCATTACCCACGCGACCTGCACAAGTTCGGCGGCGCACGGGTGTATCCGCACTACGAGGCGCTGTTTCAGGCCAGCAGTGAGCGGGCCGCCCGGACGCTGGCCCAGCCGGACCCACTGGCAGCGGTGCGCACAGGCGTGGCCGACACGAGCGCCCTGCTGGGCACCTTTCCATGTGCGGCGCAGGGCGCGGCGCGCCGGGCACTGCTGACCCACGCCCGGCGCCACCTGGGCCCAGACCCGGACCCGGGGGGCCTCTGGGGGGCGGCGCTTCAGCGCACGCCCGCAGCGTGGCAACCGGCGCTGCCCCCCGCCACGGCAGACCACGACCCCCTGGCCGGCGCCCTGCAGCTGCTGCACCTGCACCTCAACCGGCTGGCGCTGGGCCCGCGCGAGGAAGCGCTGGTGTACTGGGCGGCCGGGCGCAACCTCCCGGCAACCCCCGCCCCCGAACACTGA
- a CDS encoding lantibiotic dehydratase — translation MPPTAAPTANPPPSTLQLDATFLYRVPLAPAALFDTLRRASTLDDTLAVLAGWPLAPEALLVASPTLARECTRPVRRAKTARHLNRSLHRYLSRASTRSVPFGLFAAVGAGVCADTAPLGPPTLQVALTALSGPLRAARPALENALPPELQVMLNPTAVVRSGQVHWQPPGGPARQAPCSAALWAQLAGCRTPQPLRTLRAHLSDDLLRALLGADLLLSELQPHQCAAPAHEARWQALGGPDLEPARQAYHAAPDSPGRVAALRAALGTQGQDGEVQRTLGLDAALTGCTVLPAQVLDELRRGLLALRASPEAAPEPVPWSAFAAALRARAGTGRLPLAEAVALFEALPPAGAPPASWPGWTALLEDSGPVLTLTDGLLRTLPPTAPPWTQPFDLLAWVLAPGRAALDRGEYTLALLGGSTPDPGQSTARLRAAHPQLPGPSQTAPAGTLLTALCLQHPHAPANDTARCRPEGALELHVPGHPLVPEDRRVNLQELAVGLRHGHPELWCTRRAQPLHLTLPTLTRADHLGEVAQFLAALALYGRTPPRWRWGPLAARPFLPRVVRGCCVLSAAQWRFPERWRGEGELTDDALRRWLEQLQAPALLRVGRLDRQLTVDWHHPAHRDLIRAEWRRGAAGLSEALATPDQAWFTGPGGGLHLFEGVFTVRP, via the coding sequence GTGCCCCCGACCGCCGCGCCCACGGCCAACCCGCCGCCCTCTACGCTGCAGCTGGACGCCACCTTCCTGTACCGGGTGCCGCTGGCGCCCGCTGCCCTGTTCGACACCCTGCGCCGGGCCAGCACCCTGGACGACACGCTGGCGGTGCTGGCAGGCTGGCCGCTGGCCCCCGAAGCCCTGCTGGTGGCTTCCCCCACCCTGGCGCGTGAATGCACCCGGCCGGTGCGCCGCGCCAAAACGGCGCGCCACCTGAACCGCAGCCTGCACCGCTACCTGAGCCGCGCCAGCACCCGCAGCGTGCCGTTTGGGCTGTTTGCGGCGGTGGGTGCGGGCGTGTGCGCCGATACCGCACCGTTAGGGCCGCCCACCCTGCAGGTGGCCCTGACGGCGCTGTCTGGCCCCCTGCGCGCGGCCCGCCCGGCCCTGGAAAACGCGTTGCCCCCAGAGCTGCAGGTGATGCTGAACCCCACAGCGGTGGTCCGATCCGGGCAGGTGCACTGGCAGCCGCCCGGCGGCCCGGCGCGGCAGGCCCCCTGCAGCGCGGCGCTGTGGGCCCAGCTGGCCGGGTGCCGCACGCCACAACCGCTGCGCACCCTGCGCGCCCACCTGAGCGACGACCTGCTGCGGGCGCTGCTGGGTGCCGACCTGCTGCTGAGCGAACTGCAGCCCCACCAGTGCGCTGCGCCCGCCCACGAGGCCCGGTGGCAGGCACTGGGCGGCCCGGACCTGGAACCGGCTCGCCAGGCCTACCACGCCGCGCCCGACAGCCCAGGCCGTGTGGCAGCGCTGCGCGCGGCCCTGGGCACACAGGGCCAGGACGGCGAGGTGCAGCGCACCCTGGGGCTGGACGCCGCGCTGACCGGGTGCACGGTCCTGCCCGCACAGGTGCTGGACGAGCTGCGTCGCGGCCTGCTGGCCCTGCGCGCAAGCCCCGAGGCCGCCCCCGAGCCGGTGCCCTGGTCCGCTTTTGCGGCGGCGCTGCGGGCCCGGGCCGGCACTGGCCGGCTGCCCCTGGCCGAGGCAGTGGCCCTGTTTGAAGCGCTGCCGCCCGCTGGGGCGCCGCCGGCCTCCTGGCCAGGATGGACGGCGCTGCTGGAAGACAGCGGGCCTGTTCTGACCCTCACCGACGGGCTGCTGCGCACCCTGCCGCCCACCGCCCCGCCCTGGACCCAGCCGTTCGACCTGCTGGCCTGGGTCCTGGCGCCGGGGCGCGCGGCCCTGGACCGGGGCGAGTACACCCTGGCGCTGCTGGGCGGCAGCACCCCCGACCCTGGGCAGAGCACCGCCCGGCTGCGCGCCGCCCACCCGCAACTGCCGGGCCCGTCCCAGACGGCCCCGGCAGGCACCCTCCTGACGGCCCTGTGCCTGCAGCACCCGCACGCCCCCGCCAACGACACGGCCCGCTGCCGCCCCGAAGGGGCCCTGGAACTGCATGTGCCCGGCCACCCTCTGGTGCCAGAGGACCGGCGCGTGAACCTGCAGGAGCTGGCCGTCGGCCTGCGCCACGGCCACCCCGAGCTGTGGTGTACCCGCCGCGCGCAGCCCCTGCACCTGACCCTGCCCACCCTGACCCGCGCTGACCACCTGGGCGAAGTGGCACAGTTTCTGGCAGCCCTGGCACTGTACGGGCGCACCCCGCCGCGCTGGCGCTGGGGGCCGCTGGCCGCGCGGCCCTTTCTGCCGCGCGTGGTGCGGGGGTGCTGCGTGCTCAGCGCGGCCCAGTGGCGTTTTCCAGAGCGGTGGCGCGGGGAAGGCGAGTTGACCGACGACGCCCTGCGCCGCTGGCTGGAACAGCTGCAGGCCCCGGCCCTGCTGCGGGTGGGCCGCCTGGACCGGCAGCTGACCGTGGACTGGCACCACCCGGCCCACCGCGACCTGATCCGCGCAGAGTGGCGGCGCGGCGCGGCGGGGCTCAGCGAGGCCCTGGCCACACCGGATCAGGCGTGGTTTACCGGGCCCGGGGGCGGCCTGCACCTGTTCGAAGGCGTGTTCACGGTGCGGCCGTGA
- a CDS encoding MsnO8 family LLM class oxidoreductase, translated as MTVQLSLLDPVPLSAGQTPRDALQGALDLARAAERYGYGRVWYAEHHLPGASACPAPAVLVSAVAAQTTRLRVGAGGVALRHHAPWHVAETFTTLDSLYPGRIDLGVAGGVGADEATVARLGGDGTPLPERLQALQRALHNLGSGVQTWLLGSSARSAAQAARLGWHYGSGNVLGSPEPLADYRAGHSGARHPQPRVALAVAVVCADTTAEALHLAGSHRAYLAGQGLAPGGQPVPPPSAQAALPDVLGAYPRLVVGDPGTVRAALTALARRYSADELLVLTITHCPAARRRSYELVAQAFAAQPVSLSRPQPAPAPQPGGYA; from the coding sequence ATGACGGTGCAACTCAGCCTGCTGGACCCGGTGCCCCTGTCGGCGGGGCAGACCCCGCGCGACGCCCTGCAAGGCGCCCTGGACCTAGCCCGCGCCGCCGAACGCTACGGCTACGGGCGGGTCTGGTACGCCGAGCACCACCTGCCGGGCGCCAGCGCCTGTCCGGCCCCGGCGGTGCTGGTGTCGGCGGTGGCCGCCCAGACCACGCGGCTGCGGGTGGGTGCGGGCGGCGTGGCCCTGCGCCACCACGCCCCCTGGCACGTGGCCGAAACCTTTACCACCCTGGACAGTCTGTACCCGGGCCGCATTGACCTGGGCGTTGCGGGCGGCGTGGGCGCCGACGAGGCGACGGTGGCCCGGCTGGGTGGCGATGGCACGCCCCTCCCCGAGCGCCTGCAGGCCCTGCAGCGCGCCCTGCACAACCTGGGCAGCGGGGTTCAGACGTGGCTGCTGGGCAGCAGCGCGCGCAGCGCCGCGCAGGCCGCGCGTCTGGGCTGGCACTACGGCAGCGGCAACGTGCTGGGCAGCCCGGAGCCCCTGGCCGACTACCGCGCCGGGCACAGCGGCGCCCGGCACCCGCAGCCCCGGGTGGCCCTGGCGGTGGCGGTGGTCTGTGCCGACACCACCGCCGAGGCGCTGCACCTGGCTGGCAGCCACCGGGCGTACCTCGCGGGTCAGGGGCTGGCCCCTGGCGGGCAGCCGGTCCCGCCCCCCAGCGCGCAGGCGGCCCTGCCGGACGTGCTGGGCGCCTATCCCCGCCTGGTGGTGGGCGATCCCGGCACCGTGCGCGCGGCCCTGACGGCCCTGGCCCGCCGCTACAGCGCCGACGAACTGCTGGTGCTCACCATCACGCACTGCCCGGCCGCCCGGCGCCGCTCCTATGAACTGGTGGCGCAGGCGTTTGCCGCCCAGCCTGTCTCTCTTTCCCGGCCCCAGCCCGCCCCCGCTCCCCAGCCTGGGGGCTACGCGTGA